A genomic segment from Treponema sp. Marseille-Q3903 encodes:
- a CDS encoding indolepyruvate oxidoreductase subunit beta produces MVKNIMIVGVGGQGALLASKTLGQVLLDADYDVKVSEVHGMSQRGGSVVTYVRYGDKVYSPIVDKGEADFIVSFEILEAARYTEYLKKDGQIVVNTQMIDPMPVITGAAEYPENLTEKMKSAGFKVDAVDCLSIAEEVGSTKAVNIVLMGRLSKYMDFPEEAWIRAIEKLVKPQFFEMNKKAFILGRK; encoded by the coding sequence ATGGTAAAAAATATAATGATAGTTGGAGTTGGTGGGCAAGGCGCATTGCTTGCTTCTAAAACGTTGGGACAAGTTTTGCTCGATGCAGACTATGATGTAAAAGTCAGCGAAGTTCATGGGATGAGCCAGAGAGGCGGTTCTGTTGTGACTTATGTTCGCTATGGCGACAAAGTTTATTCCCCAATCGTAGATAAAGGCGAAGCTGATTTTATCGTTTCGTTTGAAATTCTCGAAGCTGCCCGCTATACGGAATATCTAAAAAAAGATGGACAGATTGTTGTAAATACACAGATGATAGACCCTATGCCAGTAATAACAGGAGCTGCTGAATATCCTGAAAACCTGACGGAAAAAATGAAATCTGCCGGATTTAAAGTTGATGCTGTAGATTGCCTTTCCATTGCAGAAGAGGTCGGTTCTACAAAAGCTGTGAACATTGTTCTGATGGGACGGCTTTCAAAATATATGGACTTTCCTGAAGAAGCGTGGATTCGTGCTATTGAAAAACTTGTAAAACCTCAGTTTTTTGAGATGAATAAGAAGGCGTTTATTCTTGGAAGAAAATAA
- the iorA gene encoding indolepyruvate ferredoxin oxidoreductase subunit alpha has protein sequence MKQLMLGNAAAARGLFEGGCELISSYPGTPSTEITEEAAKFKEIYCEWAPNEKVAFETAFGASLAGRRAFCAMKHVGLNVAADPLYTASYSGINAGLVVGVADDPGMHSSQNEQDSRHHAIASKIPMIEPSDSEEAKNFAAMAFEISEKFDTPVLYKMCTRVSHSQSIVETAERFVPEHKKYEKNVQKYVMAPANAIRRHPFVEQRMKDIETWSETSGINRIEIAKSQSTGDEPDGIGVITSSTCYQYTKEVLGDSVNVLKLGMVNPLPGNMIRNFAKGLKKIFVIEELDPIIENFCRTLELGIEIHGKDIFPICGEFSQNMVAAALGKPVHEGKKLDVAIPVRPPIMCAGCPHRGMFYALNKLKVTVFGDIGCYTLGSVAPLSAMDVTLCMGASFSGLHGWNKAGGQENEKKSVAVIGDSTFMHSGMTGLATIAYNQSNSTVIVLDNSITGMTGHQQNPTTGKNLYGEPAGRIDLEALARAMGINRVRVVDPYNMAECEQAVREEIEVDEPSLIISRRPCALLKGVKTYPPLVVKEDKCVSCKMCMKIGCPAIAMKNGKAKINPTLCTGCAVCSQMCKFGAL, from the coding sequence ATGAAACAACTGATGCTAGGCAACGCAGCGGCAGCACGTGGACTTTTTGAAGGCGGATGCGAACTTATATCAAGCTATCCCGGAACTCCAAGCACGGAAATAACTGAAGAAGCAGCAAAATTCAAAGAAATATATTGTGAATGGGCCCCAAACGAAAAAGTTGCTTTTGAAACTGCATTTGGTGCAAGCCTTGCAGGTCGAAGAGCTTTTTGTGCCATGAAACATGTCGGTTTAAATGTTGCCGCAGATCCTCTTTACACTGCAAGTTACTCGGGAATAAATGCAGGGCTTGTCGTTGGAGTTGCTGATGACCCCGGAATGCATTCAAGCCAAAATGAACAGGACAGCCGTCATCACGCAATCGCTTCAAAAATACCGATGATAGAGCCTAGCGATTCAGAAGAGGCAAAAAACTTTGCAGCGATGGCTTTTGAGATAAGTGAAAAATTTGATACGCCTGTTTTGTACAAAATGTGCACGCGCGTTTCTCACAGTCAGAGTATTGTGGAAACTGCGGAACGCTTTGTGCCTGAGCATAAAAAATACGAAAAAAATGTTCAAAAATACGTAATGGCTCCTGCCAATGCAATCCGCCGACATCCTTTTGTAGAACAGAGAATGAAAGATATAGAGACTTGGTCTGAAACTAGCGGAATCAATAGAATAGAGATTGCGAAATCTCAATCTACAGGTGATGAGCCCGATGGGATTGGCGTTATAACTTCTTCAACATGCTATCAGTACACAAAAGAAGTTCTAGGCGACAGCGTAAATGTCTTAAAACTTGGAATGGTGAATCCTCTTCCGGGTAATATGATTCGCAACTTTGCTAAAGGACTCAAAAAAATCTTCGTCATAGAAGAGCTCGACCCTATTATTGAAAATTTTTGCCGTACACTTGAACTCGGAATAGAAATTCATGGAAAAGATATATTTCCAATCTGTGGAGAATTCAGCCAGAACATGGTTGCCGCCGCTCTTGGAAAACCGGTACATGAAGGAAAAAAATTAGATGTTGCGATTCCTGTGCGTCCTCCAATTATGTGTGCCGGTTGTCCACATCGTGGAATGTTCTACGCATTGAATAAGCTCAAAGTTACTGTTTTTGGAGATATCGGATGTTATACGCTCGGCTCTGTTGCTCCTCTTTCTGCAATGGACGTTACGCTTTGTATGGGGGCATCGTTCAGCGGACTTCATGGATGGAATAAAGCAGGCGGTCAAGAAAATGAAAAAAAATCTGTTGCAGTAATCGGAGATTCAACTTTTATGCATTCAGGCATGACTGGACTCGCAACAATTGCATACAATCAGTCTAATTCAACTGTCATTGTCCTCGACAACTCAATCACAGGGATGACAGGGCATCAGCAAAATCCGACAACAGGTAAAAACTTATATGGGGAACCTGCAGGGCGGATTGATTTGGAAGCTTTGGCACGTGCGATGGGAATAAATAGAGTTCGCGTAGTTGATCCGTACAATATGGCAGAATGCGAACAGGCAGTCCGCGAAGAAATTGAAGTTGATGAACCGAGCTTAATCATCAGCAGACGTCCTTGTGCATTATTGAAAGGAGTAAAAACATATCCTCCTCTTGTTGTAAAGGAAGATAAGTGCGTTTCTTGTAAAATGTGTATGAAGATTGGATGCCCTGCAATTGCAATGAAAAACGGCAAGGCAAAAATCAATCCTACTTTATGTACAGGATGTGCTGTTTGCAGTCAGATGTGTAAATTTGGAGCGTTGTGA
- a CDS encoding sialate O-acetylesterase produces MKKTFKVQGIYASGMVLQRNKINCIYGTAKELSEISMEFRDITYITKATQEGDWKIEFCPGNAGGAFTMTVKCESEKIEFTDVFVGEVWVLSGQSNAQLPMERMKFSYPEEFALPENSKIRMITIPVKWSFKGEQDSVENPQWVCANPEHIGTMSGTGYFFAKKLSEELRVPVGIINASQGGSPISAWMSKQALFEMGDKTKYLKKLEYFENDDNVAAMQKDIAENQDKWNRELFGQSKMPDFEDDDGWENVNIPGIVKNFDSAGLVWIKKTIELDSEQIKNFKSHKTWLWFGAIVDADKFYINGIKIGETSYCYPPRRYEVPPEILKEGKNIISAHIQLNNHNSRIRFYEEKPYCIFTENVFVQPTATRNIENHEQTLLPLDSEKIDLIGEWKIKVDVKIRDCPEVTFFEWQPTALYNAMLSPCFKSTVSGVLWYQGESDAERSEEYKSILKKMIDLWRRKFVYSAKELPFVIMQLPNWSDGNDEDVASLDGGWAKMRQAQSDAVDLAEHAGLAVTIDAGEWNDLHPEKKLTCGTRAALEALRVAYGRSYISASPKVCSCTFKRLKCIVRFDCGNSILKACKVDGKIADLNTESKDKKVYGFSLLYSKKGNDFIIETTGKLKNDDTVEVSIPICCKNLKELRYLWANSPAPINLYSSDLLPAAPFRVIKG; encoded by the coding sequence ATGAAAAAAACATTTAAAGTTCAAGGGATTTATGCATCCGGAATGGTTTTGCAACGCAACAAAATAAATTGCATTTATGGTACAGCAAAAGAACTTTCAGAAATCAGCATGGAGTTCCGCGACATAACATACATCACAAAAGCAACTCAAGAAGGCGACTGGAAAATTGAATTTTGTCCTGGGAATGCAGGCGGCGCTTTTACAATGACTGTGAAATGCGAATCAGAGAAAATTGAATTTACAGATGTTTTTGTCGGTGAAGTCTGGGTTCTTTCAGGTCAGTCAAACGCTCAGCTTCCAATGGAGAGAATGAAATTTTCTTATCCTGAAGAATTTGCGCTTCCCGAAAATTCAAAAATCAGGATGATTACGATTCCTGTCAAATGGTCTTTCAAAGGAGAGCAAGATTCTGTTGAAAATCCGCAATGGGTTTGTGCAAATCCTGAACATATTGGGACAATGTCAGGCACCGGTTACTTTTTTGCAAAAAAACTTTCCGAAGAGCTAAGAGTTCCTGTCGGAATTATAAATGCGAGCCAGGGAGGCTCTCCAATTTCTGCGTGGATGAGCAAGCAGGCGCTTTTTGAGATGGGTGATAAAACAAAATATCTAAAAAAGCTTGAATATTTTGAAAATGATGACAATGTTGCCGCTATGCAAAAAGACATCGCAGAAAATCAAGACAAGTGGAACAGAGAACTTTTTGGGCAGTCTAAGATGCCTGATTTTGAAGATGATGATGGATGGGAGAATGTAAATATTCCGGGAATCGTAAAAAATTTTGACAGTGCAGGGCTCGTCTGGATAAAAAAAACGATTGAACTCGATTCGGAGCAGATAAAGAATTTCAAATCTCATAAAACATGGCTTTGGTTCGGGGCAATCGTAGATGCCGATAAATTTTACATAAACGGAATAAAGATAGGAGAGACTTCGTATTGCTATCCGCCGAGGCGTTATGAAGTTCCACCTGAGATTCTGAAAGAAGGTAAAAACATCATATCAGCTCATATTCAGCTAAACAACCACAACTCACGCATAAGATTTTATGAAGAAAAGCCGTATTGTATTTTTACGGAAAATGTTTTTGTTCAGCCAACCGCTACACGCAATATTGAAAATCACGAGCAAACTTTGTTGCCGCTAGATTCTGAAAAAATTGACTTAATTGGGGAATGGAAAATCAAAGTTGATGTAAAAATTCGCGATTGTCCTGAAGTGACGTTTTTTGAGTGGCAGCCGACAGCTCTTTACAACGCAATGCTTTCTCCGTGCTTTAAAAGCACTGTTTCAGGTGTCTTATGGTATCAAGGTGAATCTGATGCCGAAAGGTCGGAAGAATATAAAAGCATACTCAAAAAAATGATTGATTTGTGGAGGCGTAAATTTGTTTATAGCGCAAAGGAACTTCCGTTTGTGATAATGCAGCTTCCTAACTGGAGTGACGGCAACGATGAAGATGTTGCATCGCTTGACGGAGGATGGGCAAAAATGAGACAAGCTCAGTCAGACGCTGTTGATTTAGCGGAGCATGCAGGGCTTGCAGTTACAATAGATGCCGGAGAATGGAATGACCTTCATCCAGAAAAAAAATTGACTTGTGGAACACGTGCCGCTCTTGAAGCACTCCGTGTAGCTTATGGACGAAGTTATATTTCGGCTTCTCCTAAAGTTTGTAGCTGTACATTCAAAAGGCTAAAGTGCATCGTTCGGTTTGACTGCGGAAACTCAATTCTGAAGGCTTGCAAAGTTGACGGAAAAATTGCAGATTTGAATACGGAAAGCAAAGACAAAAAAGTCTACGGATTCAGTTTGCTTTACAGCAAAAAAGGCAATGACTTTATAATTGAGACAACAGGAAAGCTCAAAAACGATGACACCGTCGAAGTTTCAATCCCAATCTGCTGCAAAAACTTAAAAGAACTTCGCTATCTGTGGGCAAATAGTCCGGCTCCAATAAACCTATATTCAAGTGATTTGTTGCCGGCAGCTCCGTTCAGAGTTATAAAAGGATAA
- a CDS encoding amidophosphoribosyltransferase, with the protein MNLTPKITIMCPYFLEKGNLIMGGYFGVTSKSDCSLDLFFGVDYHSHLGTRRGGLAVVGSDGKIIRSIHNIQNSPFRTKFEKDIEELRGNIGIGCISDFEPQPLLVHSHLGNFAITTVGIVSNKDELIKEVLDSGYTHFLEMSGGEINQTELIIALINQKKTILEGIKYVQEKIRGSMSLLIMTNDGIYCARDKFGRTPIQIGHKEGAFCASFENFAYVNLGYKDYYELGPAEIVFMTSDGIETLQERSKKMKICTFLWIYYGYPTASYEGVNVETMRYNCGKYLAQRDKGYVKPDSVAGVPDSGIAHAIGYANESEIPFSRPFIKYTPTWPRSFMPTNQEQRNLIAHMKLIPVPPLIKGKKILLIDDSIVRGTQLRETTEFLYASGAKEVHIRPACPPLLYGCKYLNFSRSKSEMDLITRRIINKFEGEDVSPETLQKYCDPDSPEYAKMIEEIRKELHFTSLRFHRLDDMLDSTGIDHCNLCTYCWNGRE; encoded by the coding sequence TTGAATTTAACACCAAAAATCACTATAATGTGTCCATATTTTTTAGAAAAAGGAAATCTGATTATGGGCGGATATTTTGGGGTTACCTCAAAAAGTGACTGTTCGTTGGATTTATTCTTCGGAGTAGATTATCATTCACACTTGGGAACAAGACGCGGTGGGCTCGCTGTGGTCGGTTCCGATGGGAAAATCATACGCTCCATTCACAATATTCAGAATTCACCATTCAGAACTAAATTTGAAAAAGATATAGAAGAACTTCGCGGGAACATTGGAATCGGCTGCATCAGCGATTTTGAACCGCAGCCATTGTTAGTTCATTCGCACCTTGGTAATTTTGCAATCACGACAGTTGGAATTGTCTCAAACAAAGACGAACTGATTAAAGAAGTTCTTGACAGCGGTTACACACACTTCCTTGAAATGAGCGGCGGCGAAATCAACCAGACAGAGCTGATAATCGCACTGATAAATCAAAAAAAAACAATCCTTGAAGGAATCAAGTACGTACAAGAAAAAATAAGAGGTTCAATGTCTTTGTTGATCATGACAAATGACGGAATTTACTGTGCCCGCGACAAATTCGGACGGACGCCAATTCAGATTGGGCATAAGGAAGGGGCTTTCTGCGCTTCTTTTGAAAACTTCGCTTATGTAAACCTTGGATATAAAGATTACTATGAACTTGGTCCTGCCGAAATTGTGTTCATGACTTCTGACGGTATTGAAACTCTTCAAGAACGCAGTAAGAAAATGAAAATCTGTACATTCCTGTGGATTTACTACGGCTACCCTACAGCATCTTACGAAGGCGTAAATGTCGAGACAATGCGTTACAACTGCGGAAAATACCTTGCACAGCGCGATAAAGGTTATGTCAAACCTGATTCTGTCGCAGGCGTTCCTGACAGCGGAATTGCACATGCGATCGGCTATGCAAATGAATCTGAAATTCCTTTTTCACGTCCTTTTATAAAATACACACCGACTTGGCCGCGTTCATTTATGCCGACAAATCAGGAACAGCGCAACTTGATTGCTCACATGAAGCTGATTCCTGTTCCACCGCTTATTAAAGGTAAAAAAATTCTTTTGATCGACGATTCTATAGTGCGTGGAACCCAACTTAGAGAAACAACAGAATTCCTTTATGCTAGCGGCGCAAAAGAAGTTCATATCAGGCCTGCATGTCCGCCGCTTTTATACGGATGTAAATATTTAAATTTCAGCCGTTCTAAATCTGAAATGGATTTGATTACACGACGCATAATTAATAAATTTGAAGGCGAAGATGTAAGTCCGGAAACACTGCAAAAATATTGTGACCCGGATTCTCCTGAATATGCAAAGATGATAGAAGAGATTCGCAAAGAGCTTCATTTTACATCTCTCCGTTTTCACCGTTTGGACGATATGCTCGATTCCACAGGAATTGACCATTGTAATCTTTGTACTTACTGCTGGAACGGTCGAGAATAA
- a CDS encoding RlmE family RNA methyltransferase, which yields MPANSYEKPDFWSQKAFSEGYPARSVYKLKEIDEKFGMIKKNYTVLDLGAAPGSWTTFLLRKMEGTGKVVSCDLNQLSKSVKGDNLLFIQGDLNAPEIREQIAAAGPYDLVVCDAAPKTTGNRTVDTARSEQLVEMAVWYAQSMLKKGGNFSVKIFQNGDQQRILKSMREIFTTAKGFKPEACRAESFETYLIGIDKK from the coding sequence ATGCCGGCTAACAGTTATGAAAAACCAGATTTTTGGTCTCAAAAAGCGTTTTCTGAAGGATATCCTGCGCGCTCTGTTTACAAGCTTAAAGAGATTGACGAAAAATTTGGAATGATAAAGAAAAATTATACAGTTCTCGATTTAGGGGCTGCACCCGGCAGTTGGACTACTTTTCTTTTGAGAAAAATGGAAGGAACGGGAAAAGTTGTTTCCTGCGATTTGAATCAGCTTTCAAAATCTGTAAAAGGAGATAATCTTCTTTTTATTCAGGGTGATTTGAACGCACCTGAAATTCGAGAACAGATTGCAGCAGCAGGTCCTTATGATCTTGTTGTCTGCGATGCCGCTCCTAAGACGACCGGTAACAGAACTGTTGATACGGCACGTTCTGAACAACTTGTAGAAATGGCTGTTTGGTATGCACAATCAATGCTAAAAAAAGGTGGAAACTTTTCGGTTAAAATCTTTCAGAATGGCGACCAGCAGCGAATTTTAAAATCGATGCGGGAAATATTTACGACAGCCAAAGGGTTCAAACCTGAAGCGTGCCGTGCAGAATCATTTGAAACGTATTTAATTGGGATTGATAAAAAATGA
- a CDS encoding M23 family metallopeptidase: MMSDNNDFLSKRIQCILLNIINGFKMIFKTRSVDVICLSVAGFCAGVFLTCGIINARRAETRHGVGGFETAVAPEYEENLSSLLEEDDAASAERLVAQQDSLDSGKTSSDEESVITYQTYRVKSGDMIGYIADAFDITQDTIISVNNIKQSRLIQPGQYLKIPSMTGIIYTVKKSGETPAAIAEKYEINAEKCAKVNFLDKDTELSAGTSLFVPDAELDWVTRQEINGDLFHRPLRARYWLSSAYGWRDSPFNPGKRTFHGGLDMAVSNGTPIYAALDGKVTATGYNATYGNYVIITHHSGYKTLYGHMSSINCRRGNFVYTNTMIGRVGSTGMSTGPHLHFTVYKNGKTVNPLGVLN; this comes from the coding sequence ATGATGAGCGATAATAATGACTTTCTTTCTAAAAGAATACAGTGTATACTGTTGAACATAATAAATGGTTTTAAGATGATTTTTAAGACACGTTCGGTCGATGTGATTTGCCTTTCGGTTGCTGGCTTTTGTGCAGGTGTATTTTTAACTTGCGGTATTATAAATGCCAGACGTGCAGAGACTCGCCATGGTGTCGGCGGTTTTGAAACAGCTGTCGCACCGGAATACGAAGAAAATTTAAGTTCTCTGCTTGAAGAAGACGATGCAGCCTCTGCGGAAAGACTCGTTGCACAACAAGATTCTTTAGATTCAGGCAAAACATCATCTGATGAAGAATCTGTCATCACGTATCAGACATACCGTGTAAAATCAGGAGATATGATCGGTTATATTGCGGACGCTTTTGACATAACCCAAGATACAATCATCAGCGTAAATAATATAAAACAATCGCGGCTAATTCAGCCGGGTCAGTACCTGAAAATTCCATCGATGACAGGGATTATCTACACTGTAAAAAAATCAGGCGAAACGCCGGCTGCAATCGCAGAAAAATACGAAATAAATGCGGAAAAATGTGCAAAAGTAAACTTTTTGGACAAAGATACTGAGTTGTCTGCCGGTACTTCTTTGTTTGTCCCTGATGCAGAACTCGATTGGGTGACGCGTCAGGAAATCAACGGAGATTTGTTCCATAGACCTCTGCGTGCGCGCTATTGGCTTTCTTCTGCATACGGTTGGAGAGACTCACCATTCAATCCGGGAAAACGCACGTTCCACGGCGGGCTTGATATGGCAGTTTCAAACGGCACTCCAATTTATGCAGCACTCGACGGAAAAGTTACTGCAACAGGTTACAACGCAACTTACGGCAATTATGTAATAATTACGCATCATTCAGGATACAAAACTCTTTACGGACACATGAGCTCAATCAACTGCAGACGCGGAAACTTTGTCTATACAAACACGATGATAGGGCGAGTCGGTTCGACAGGTATGAGCACAGGTCCTCATCTTCACTTTACTGTCTATAAAAACGGAAAGACGGTAAATCCTCTTGGAGTTTTGAATTAA